A window of Oceanispirochaeta sp. genomic DNA:
ATCTAAAAGAATCGCCATGATGGGGACCGATTCGGCCATAGGAAAACGAACGACATCCTGGTTGTTGGTGCAGGCCATCAGAAGGGCTGGATTTAGTGCCGAAATGATCGGAACGGGGCAGACGGCCTGGATGCAGGGAGCCAAGTACGGCATCATTCTGGATTCCCTGCTCAATGATTTTATCAGCGGCGAGCTGGAACATGCCATCTGGAGTGCATGGAAAAACCTTAATATGGACTTTGCTGTCATTGAGGGACAGGGCAGTCTGATGAACCCGGGTTATCCGGGAGGATTCGAAATCCTGGCAGCCGGAAGGCCTCATGGCATCATCATGCAGCATGCACCCTTCCGGATGGAATATGACGGATTCCCGGGCTATGCCATGGACTCTTTGAATGATCAGATACATATTGCCGAATTCCTTTCCAAGAAACCCGTCTTTGCTGTCACTGTGAATCACGAAGGAATCCCTCCTGAGGATATTGACCAGGTCTGCAGAGATCTTGAAAAGAAATGTAAGCGGAAAGTTGTTGACCCCCTGGTTCATGGTGTGGATAAGTTAATCTCTCTCGTTCAGGAGCTCTGATTTGAAAATTGATTCTGTTGAGGTCTACAGGCTGGATATGGATCTGGTTGAACCCTATGAAGTAGCTTACAGCCGATTTGATATAGCCGAAAATATCCTCATCAGAATCAGTTCGGGAATCCTGGACGGTTGGGGCTGTGCCGCACCGGATCCCCATGTTACAGGAGAGTACCCTGACGTCATTTACACAAAGGCCCTGGATCAGATCCCCTTCCTGCTGCATAAAGATCCCTTTAGACGGGCCTTGCTTGTCAACGATCTGAAAAAAAGAACCCCCGGACTCTTCAGCCTCTGGGCGGCATTAGACATGGCTCTCTGGGATCTTTTGGGTAAGAAGGCTGATCTGCCGGTTTGGAAAATTCTGGGCGGGTATAGGAGCAAGATTAAAACCCGTATCACCATCGGCATCTGCGGCATTGATGAAACCCTGAATAA
This region includes:
- a CDS encoding DUF1611 domain-containing protein; the protein is MSLDGNAVVYCEGAFASTYGKTAHGLVRFTDRYDILAVVDSTLAGQDAGSVLDRKASGIPIVASLPEALKIAGQSSKKLTHFVVGIATDGGVMDSHVAEAVLEALGKGLNIDSGLHDFLCDIPEISELALEKGLVLRDIRKVDMQKKHAFTGKIEDVTSKRIAMMGTDSAIGKRTTSWLLVQAIRRAGFSAEMIGTGQTAWMQGAKYGIILDSLLNDFISGELEHAIWSAWKNLNMDFAVIEGQGSLMNPGYPGGFEILAAGRPHGIIMQHAPFRMEYDGFPGYAMDSLNDQIHIAEFLSKKPVFAVTVNHEGIPPEDIDQVCRDLEKKCKRKVVDPLVHGVDKLISLVQEL